The DNA sequence ACCGATGGAGAAAAAGCGCAGTGCACACGACCTTCAGAGAGCAAGTTAGGGCTGgatagggttttttttttctttgggataAAATATCAGGGGTTCttttggtattttaaaaaaatagatgtaTGTTCAACTAGCTATTCTAACTAATTCATAAGAATACTCGTTTTTTAAATGGAATATTCTGTTATCTTAAACGTTATCCTCACggtagggacttaattgaaaaaaaaattaacgtatagggacccaattaaaaggaaaaaagggataaggacttaattgaaaatttcgcgaaactatagagaccaacagagtaattaaactttaACAGAACATAGGATCATTCAGAATGCACTAAAGAGAGACGCACCACTTTTGTCATACACTGACTGTGTTTCTGAACGGTGTCTTGGCTAAAAGTTTTACCACAGTCAATGCATGATAACTGCAGaatatgaatgaatgaacagtaaatgaaaaagaaagaagtaaaTGTGAAATTGTATTACTTTATGTCCCGTGATCCTTCTTCTGCTCTAATATGGTTTACTCTTTTGTGTAGGAGTGGAAGCTAGGGGGATTCATGTTTGGTATGCAATTGCATTGGTGATTGGTGCAAAATTTGTTCCTTTACATAAACCACGGAAGGTGCCAGGTATTAACTCTCTTTCTCAGTTAAAAAAGATTCTGGATATAGCTTCTGGTTGATTAACATACACAGACATAGCTTCTGGTTTCAGTCACCCTGCATATTTTATGCTGTCTCATTTTGTCTCTTGTTATGCCATAAGACAAAACTAcaaggctttttttttttaattctatttaagGGGTTAAGTTTAGTGAAAATGGCACTTGGTAGACTAAATTCATCATATAGTTAGAGGCAAAATCTATTTATAGTTTAAGATTGTTCATTTTCAATGAATTATCCTTTTGAATAATTTTGCGaaccaatttaattttttaagagtatgagttaattaatattttttcctTAGAATTGTTAAAGTTAAAATCTTTTATAACTAGAAATGCGGGCCTTACAAAAAAGCTTATAAGACCCAACGTTATTTGTATCTCCCTTTTTCTAACTCTTACTATAACTTTAAGATGGTGCACCATGACAAACTAAAGCACTTGTTTGGTGGCTGTGTGGTGCAGCCAAAGGAATGTGACTTGATTGAGAATTTTGGATCCAAAGGCAAAGGCAAATAAGTGTAGCCTTCGCCAAAGGCATCAAATTTGTCTGATGAAGATATAGATGCTGACTTTGAGATCATTCCGTGGACTAGATTTACttatattgttttatttaaattgagaaagtattTGTTCTAGTGACTagttcattttctatttttgcaTCATTAGCTATGTTTAAGAATTGACATTTGGTTGTTATTAGTGTATTTGTGAAgacatgtttttgaattttaattttctaagcttattttttgtaattttatatttatatttaattgtgACGTAGTCAACCAGTTCAACGAGTAACCCATCGGTTGAACAAGTGAACCAGTGACCTAGTCGTATGACCGGGTCGATTACCGGTTTGGTTATTCTAACTATCGTACAGATACATAGAATTTAGGTACATTGACTTGTAACCTTTTTTGTTGAACTTCTGCATGCATTTTGCTTTCCCTCATTCCCCTTGTACATCAATATTTTTGCCATTTATACTCAATTTTTCTAGAATTTCAATCTCTTCTATGTTAGTGTTTATTCGAGTCCTTGTTTTGGGCTGTGGGCTCCTACTCTTAttataattctctctctctctttagctGAACGTTCTCTCTTGGATTTTTTCTTCCCTGGAGCTCCAATTAAGATTCCGAGACTGCTATTTGTTATTGGTGAGTATTCTTTCAATTTAATCGATTTAGTTTTTTAGATTAGTTAAATCTTTTTTAAACGGTGAGTGTCCGAATTATTTGTcattttgagtttggttctaacaaTTGTTCTTTGTTGctgatttttgttggtttttaaAGGTGTTGGTTGCTGATTAATATGGCTTTAGGTCAGtatgtattaaaatttattgtttattttcattaatcacTAATTggaattgaaaataataaattaatataagttaaattaatatataaactaaaagaatttaatttacGAATTATTGCATGTCTAGAATAGAGACAAATCTGCATATATATCAAAAGAAGAAAGATTAGATACATAAAACACAACTAAGACATAATacttatcaattaaattaatctTGTGTTACTTGAAAAAAAGTTAAGTTACAAACTTTAAAATTGCTTGTGTCTTAATTGTTGTAATATTCTTTATTCTTTTGATGTCACGTGTTTTAACTTATGTAGGATTGAGATCCCTGCTTAGAGCACGTGAACAAGGTCCATTCTTTTACCATTATGAGGGTGCGCAAGATGGGGATGGAAATATCAGGGCAAGAAGTGGTTATTCAGATAGATATGAACTCCCTCTTCCACATAGCGTGAGTGTTCGGCAATATTCTGAAGACTACGACTTAACTAAACTGAAAAATTGGTACAACAGACAAGTCCTATTTAATTATTACGACGGTAATCTCTTTTTACGAATGCATTATTTGCATTTGTCAAAGAAAAGAGTGGTATCCGACAGTTTTGAATATGATTTGTCATCTTGGCTAATGCACAAAAAGGATACAGCTCCTTATTCAGATGCTAATACATGGTGGGCCGCCATAAGAAGAGAGTTTATCCTTATTTTTAAACCCGTTTTTGAGGGTCTAAAGATACTGCATTTAAGGGAAGAGTATCACGGAAATTTAGATTCAGAAAGTTgcattaaaattatatgtaagaATGGAAATGTGACACGTGGAATTCTCACCAACATGGAGGAGAAAGTTGGATCTAAATCTACTCTTCGAGAGAGAGATGCCCAACACTTGAGGGAAATCATCGAGAAAGTTATCACATTCCCATTTATAGGGACTTCTGAATCATCTGAGGAAGTTCGTGAGTTGTGTTTACAGCAACTCGGTGCTTATtcgtggtatttttctttccttttactttttgttttttgtttttgtttaaatGATGAGAAGTATTCTTACGTTAAAATAACTTTAATTTAGCCAGACGGACCTAATGATCAAGTGGAGTCTTGATCCAGTCCTTTTTTGGGATACGAGGAGAAGGATACAATTTTTGGAGGCGGTCGATTGGTTGTACCACCGGAATGTACCCCAACCGTCACTCGTTAAATCCACCCACCGGTACTGGACATGGGATATACTTTGCAATGATCAGGTGTTAGTTGATGTTTATTTCCATGAACAGCAAGATCGTACGGTGACGCCTCAAAAGTATAGTGAGAAACATAATTTAATAAGATTTTATAGGAATTGTATCCACCATGCTGATTTCGGTGGAAACGGACAGGTAATTAAAATGggaaatatttatttatgatacTATATGCTCACCAAAAAAGTCGTACATTGAaatcatttttaatttgtattttgcaTTCTAACATATAGTTTATATGGGTGGCTGATATTTT is a window from the Arachis hypogaea cultivar Tifrunner chromosome 1, arahy.Tifrunner.gnm2.J5K5, whole genome shotgun sequence genome containing:
- the LOC112790220 gene encoding uncharacterized protein translates to MHYLHLSKKRVVSDSFEYDLSSWLMHKKDTAPYSDANTWWAAIRREFILIFKPVFEGLKILHLREEYHGNLDSESCIKIICKNGNVTRGILTNMEEKVGSKSTLRERDAQHLREIIEKVITFPFIGTSESSEEVRELCLQQLGAYSCQTDLMIKWSLDPVLFWDTRRRIQFLEAVDWLYHRNVPQPSLVKSTHRYWTWDILCNDQVLVDVYFHEQQDRTVTPQKYSEKHNLIRFYRNCIHHADFGGNGQVNCPFEIHKLFLVHYDVFPPSIRTATYVLKFVASSKSSSSKSSKSSSSKSSSSKSSSSNSSSSFIEELRRSFAQQFIG